The proteins below are encoded in one region of Apium graveolens cultivar Ventura chromosome 4, ASM990537v1, whole genome shotgun sequence:
- the LOC141719632 gene encoding protein FAR1-RELATED SEQUENCE 5-like encodes MVATDKVQFMQRSKNIDSAIRVLIELFNKSGIETAQVMRFLGEKWGGVEKFGFSNKGSRNVIRDIRRRVFDSGDADSGMAFLRQLQETSFGNFFYRVDLDKENRVRGLVWVDDRSLNAYSNFGDVISSESTYMTNRYFMPFIPIMGVNHHYQNILFGFALMSDEKETSYKWVLKTWLKVVGNKPPQTIITD; translated from the coding sequence ATGGTAGCTACGGATAAAGTACAATTCATGCAAAGGTCAAAAAATATTGATTCGGCGATCCGAGTATTGATTGAGTTATTTAATAAATCGGGGATTGAAACCGCCCAAGTGATGAGATTTCTTGGTGAAAAATGGGGTGGTGTGGAAAAATTTGGTTTTTCAAATAAAGGTTCTCGTAATGTCATTCGTGATATAAGACGACGGGTGTTTGATTCCGGTGATGCGGATAGTGGGATGGCCTTTCTACGACAATTGCAAGAAACAAGTTTTGGAAATTTTTTCTATCGAGTTGATTTGGATAAAGAAAATAGAGTTAGAGGTTTGGTTTGGGTTGATGATCGATCATTGAATGCGTACTCGAATTTTGGAGATGTTATTTCATCTGAATCAACCTATATGACCAATAGGTATTTTATGCCGTTTATACCTATTATGGGGGTCAACCACCACTACCAAAATATCTTGTTCGGTTTTGCACTAATGAGTGATGAGAAAGAGACTTCCTACAAATGGGTTTTGAAAACATGGTTGAAAGTCGTTGGGAACAAACCTCCCCAAACAATCATTACGGATTAA